One segment of Candidatus Eisenbacteria bacterium DNA contains the following:
- a CDS encoding SLBB domain-containing protein — MSENRLTGGSGDFHILSRRNLRIGFCLILLLFFSVTGPAMGQMTTGLDQRTLGETPSTYLNQMPPQGLERPVDPSIYQVVPGDIYALCLWGLVDTVLTVAVSPEGKMIIPSVGMIDLRGLTLEEASEKVAESVHQVLPSTETSLNLLQLGTFRVEITGLVSRPGGYPATGVQRVQDIINQAGKIFPGGSYRRVQISQNGWVNELDLVQWVLYGDINNNPTLTPGTRIHIPARGPSFRLRGPFSGGLEPLLSGRESTNPVDRLGSPPQISLEWKEGDTVNEAIHRAGGLTPEALHESVYLWRGTESEEGTRILEPVALINVESSRMLLHPGDLIDIPYREEWIAVTGAVYRPGRYSFIAGWTAEDYVNLAGGPSSVGKRTGWSLMREGKEKRFDAQEDLLAPGDILRVPETRTHKLTVLLSTASTAVALLISVVALSK; from the coding sequence TTGAGCGAAAACCGTCTCACAGGAGGCTCGGGAGACTTTCATATCCTCTCCCGCCGAAACCTTCGGATCGGATTCTGTCTCATCCTCCTTCTTTTTTTCAGTGTGACCGGCCCGGCCATGGGCCAAATGACGACGGGGCTCGATCAGAGGACACTGGGAGAAACCCCGTCAACCTATCTCAATCAGATGCCGCCGCAGGGACTCGAACGCCCGGTCGATCCGTCGATCTATCAGGTCGTACCCGGCGACATCTATGCTCTCTGTCTTTGGGGACTGGTCGATACGGTCCTGACCGTCGCCGTGAGTCCAGAAGGAAAGATGATCATCCCTTCCGTGGGAATGATCGATCTCAGGGGATTGACCCTGGAGGAAGCGAGCGAAAAGGTGGCCGAAAGCGTTCATCAGGTGCTCCCTTCCACGGAGACGAGCCTGAACCTGCTGCAGTTGGGGACGTTCCGGGTTGAAATCACCGGCCTGGTCAGCCGGCCCGGCGGTTACCCAGCCACCGGTGTCCAGCGCGTTCAAGATATCATCAACCAGGCGGGCAAGATCTTTCCAGGAGGATCGTATCGCCGGGTCCAGATCTCACAGAACGGATGGGTGAATGAACTGGACCTGGTGCAATGGGTCCTCTATGGGGATATCAACAATAATCCGACGCTGACCCCGGGGACCCGCATCCACATTCCCGCCCGCGGACCCTCGTTCCGGCTGAGGGGCCCCTTCTCCGGCGGGCTTGAACCGCTGCTCTCCGGCCGGGAGTCGACAAACCCGGTCGACCGCCTCGGCTCACCTCCCCAGATATCCCTGGAGTGGAAAGAGGGGGACACGGTCAATGAAGCGATCCATCGCGCCGGAGGTCTGACACCGGAAGCGCTCCATGAATCGGTTTACCTTTGGAGAGGAACAGAGAGTGAGGAAGGCACCCGTATCCTCGAGCCGGTCGCCCTCATTAATGTGGAATCAAGCCGGATGCTGCTTCATCCCGGCGATTTGATCGACATCCCCTATCGTGAGGAATGGATCGCTGTGACCGGCGCCGTTTACAGACCCGGCCGCTATTCCTTCATCGCCGGCTGGACCGCGGAAGACTATGTCAATCTCGCCGGCGGGCCGTCCTCCGTCGGCAAACGCACAGGCTGGTCCTTGATGCGGGAAGGCAAAGAGAAACGATTCGACGCCCAGGAAGATCTATTGGCTCCTGGTGATATTCTGCGTGTGCCGGAAACGCGGACCCACAAACTCACCGTCCTCCTATCAACAGCTTCGACGGCGGTGGCTCTCCTGATTTCGGTTGTGGCCCTATCGAAGTAG